The DNA sequence cattagatagtaaagaacacattaaacccagtttctgatttgtgaaaccttcctctgatttgtaaAATAAGTTGATTTTTATCGCTTTTTCTCAGACAAGGTCCTGTTCATGAAATTTGGgtggaaatgtatttttttattccttaacacttttattttttatactgcATTGTACTATTGTATTTCTCCACACAGGTACGAGCCGGTGGCCCTAACATATCACCTGGGTGACCAAAATCACTTTGTTGCAATACACAGACTTCTGCCCAGACAAAAGCTTGGACCTTTTACGATGCACTACAGGAATCCAAGAACGCTAGACAAGGCGACATCAAAATCTCAACATTCAAAAGAAACTGGGAAACAGATGTCAGATTGGACAAATAGTTATAGTCATGGTTAGCATGAACCCCTgacttaagttttgtttttttgttcaatatttcttggtttgttttctgatttacttTAGAGTTCCTGTTACGGTGTTTTCCTTAAAGTTGTCCTTCCCTTGTCCCCATTATCcttaaattgcataaaatttGATGAAATGATACTATTTCCcacagcggtttttgaacaggacctggtctgaagtggactccgtgcgtaaaatgcgataaaaaatcaacctatttcacattttcacaaatcagaaactgtgtttaatgtgttctttactatctaatgcataatttaatccaggtttgagcagtccaggtcctgcggtttttgaacaggacctggtctgaagtggacttAGTGcgtaaaatgtgataaaaatcaacctatttaacattttcacaaatcagaaactgtgtttaatgtgttctttactatcttaTTTATAATTtgatccaggtttgagcagtccaggtccaggacctggtctgaagtggactcagtgcgtaaaatggtataaaaatcaacctatttcacattttcacaaatcagaggaaggtttcacaaatcagaaactgggtttaatgtgttctttactatcgaATGCATAATTTAacccaggtttgagcagtccaggtccagcggtttttgaacaggacccggttttacgGTGGTCTTAGTGTTTAGGGCCCtcgcgaatcggaagctgtgaatcggaagctAACTTCAGGGTcgtttttaaacagcatttttccctTCTGCTTGTGATTCaacacgatttgaataaagaaatactcagaaatgtcattttaagcttaattttccttaaatGTTTCACCCATCTTAAGAAAAAAGCAACGAGAAAGAagttctgaaaaacaaacaaaaactatatCTGGATTGCATTCACTTTTAAAGATATCAGCATAAGTTTAGACCGCTTACCTTGCCCTTGGACCAACCCATTCGCTCCAGCATCTTCTGGCCAAATTTAGAGTCATCTTTACTCCAAGTGCTGTTCCTGGGGTCAACCGACCACTTTTGTTTCCTTCGGGCTAAATTCACAAAAGCAGCAGCATTGTTACTCAACAGTCTGTCATTAAATAATGACAACTAGACTAGTATATAGAGCTCAAAACGCAGAGTGAATATAAAACAGTGCTGAAGATAAACATATGTAATgtgctttaacattttttatacaaacatcatgacaaaaaatacATCTTGATTTTAATCCAAGGACAAGCAAGTGAGAATGTAGCACACACAAACGTGTAAACTACTATCCAGATCTTACAGAGagttctacaaaaaaaataataaaataaaaaataggccacgattatttttcaaaaaataaacagtcaaAAAGCTGATTTACAGCGTTTGCAAATCCTTCAGTGTTCGACATATTTTTCAGATACCCCTACTCTTCCTGCTACTGTAGTCAAGCTCTGTGCTTATAAGAGGCAGCCGGGcaagttgaaaaacaaatacagcGATGACTGCAGTTTGACACATGTTGTAAAGTAAGAAACACGTGTTTAAAGAAACCGATGGGGGAAAATGCTAAAGCTAATGCTAACCTTGTTAACACTTTGTTAATGGCAACTCAAAAAACCGTTTATAATTTATACCGTTAGGCATGGTGCTTTGGCTAATatcacaatgaagaaaaaaaataaacaaagaaaaggaataTATACACACATGTAAGAGAAAAGTACTTACGTTCAGCTAGCATAGACATCTTGGGTCCTCAGTCTTGTGGACGCTCGAGCATTTAGGTACCTTCCAAAATgcctgaataaaataaatcactgtTGTCATTTTAAACCTTAAGTAtctgtaaattaaataaaatgacatttttgtttacaatttatatataaaacaatattctttgacttttttatatttaaacaaagACTTTATCACCGAACTTTGCCTTTTACAGCCCAAATGTTTTACCAATAGAGGGCGCCACAGCACCTCAGAGTCCGGTTGGGATCTGCAGTGTTACTTGAGTTCAGCTCAAAAGTCTCAACTTCAGCAAACATGTGAACTTCTCCCACTTGGAATGCCATTCTAGGAACTTTTTCAGGTAATAAAAACACGTGAATAAGATGAATAACTGCTATCCAAACCTAAAATACGTTGTATTCTGTAAGGTCACAAAGAAAAGTGACAAATTTAGGTTGTGGAAGAGTGATTTAGGaactaaatgacatttttaaactcGGATTTTcagtccaaaaaacaaacaaacagtctcataccctaaagaaaaacaaaagatttaaaacaattattttcaaGGCATAACCAAGACATGTTTTGTGTGGtatgtttataaaatgttaGTAAATTCTGTGGGTATAGGAAAAATACACTCATACTACAAAACATTTGCTCGTAGGTCACAGTCAACATTGCATTGGCCAGAGAATAAATGTACTTTTGCGTGAGGATCAGCACCATAACATGTTATTTTAGCCTTATCTATTACAACTGATCATAACAACTTATAATAGCAAACTTTATATTATCTCATAAATGGATAAAACAGTCTGCaagacaagaaataaaaatttaaacaaagtaGGATTGCAATAAATGTCAGACAGGCATTCACTGTATAAACTTTGTGCATTCAAAGAAATTGTAGTTTACTTAAAAAACAATACTAATTGTTTGTGATTGGCTGCGGTTTGTAAGGAGGCAGATTCATGTtagctgttaaaaaaagaaaaaaagaacatattaaaaaaaatgttgcagctAAACACACaagggaaatgaaaaagcataaaacagaaatgagCTCAAATTTGTTCCTCAGCATGTTTCTGTAGTAAACATATGGGGTTATTCTAATATTTCTGTTAAGTTTACAATGTGTACTTTGGTTTAaagctgttttccttttttttaattcacaatgtctattttccacatttacaatctggtttttcattcactgtAACCTGATTCTGATTTGACCCAGCGTAAATGGAGAAAAAGTACCAGTAGGTTTTTTTCAACACTAGAAGCAGAGACCACAGCATAACTCAGCATTTTCCAAGCTTGAAATACAAATGCTtcaattcaaaaaaaaatatttgaaatgttttcttttagtaGAAATAAAGAGCTCCATAATATGCAAAAACAACTAGGCTTTTTTATGACTACTACCCATTATTCTATTTTTACATCCACTGTACTATTTACATCAAATCAAAGATTTGCAGAATATAGAATTCAAATTGTGCAACActaacttaacccttgtgctatcttagatgaccccacccttatagtgacgtgttctccctaccatgacaaaggtggataaaggtggaaagatttcatttaatccatggacaccagtgaagatcacaaatcattgaagaaaaaaggttcagagcactgtctagtgggtctagatgacccaacttccaacgtTTAAGTGGctagtatagcacaagggttagaaaaGACAAACAGAGGAAGCCTTGTGTTTAGCTTGTGCCTGGAATTTGGGTGTCTGCACACTCCTGACAGGTCTATTACATAACACTAATAGTTTCCTGTTACACCACACAGAAATGCggaaagaaaatatttaccGTAAGTCAtttcaatagtaaaaaaaatatatttaaaagctccTATAAGTCATTTATAATGTTCTGTTTCATGTCACCAAGTttagtttaattaaaaagagCAAGTGGTATTTTTGAAACGTACAATAAAAAATCAGAATGcagtcagttttttgttttagcttaaAATATTGCTCATTCCAAAAGGCAAGACAAAATGTGAATTTGTATGGTTTAAAGTGGCTGCAAAAAGGAGGCCCAACTCCCCCGCGTGTTCTCTCGTTTTTGCGGTCtaaatgaaaaccaaagcaAGGTCAACTGAGGCAGCTCAGATAACCGACGCATGGAAATTCAAGAAAGACCATCCACCGGGTTGTCAAGGACACTGTTGTCCTCCAGGATACAGTAGACACTCTCACATTGTGgcggaaatgaaaaaaaaagaaaagaccagCAGTTGCAGAAGACAAGGAGCTGCAAGGATCAATGGGCAAATTATGCAAAACAGAAATTTACCACAATTtgtaagatttaaaaatgttaatttcaaTCTTTTCTGCAGTGCTATTGATATAGAACTGATGTTAAACAGGAAATGGAAGTCAAacagtttctcttttgtttgaTGCTCTATATTCAGGGCCAACCATCTTTGTTGGGTTTCTTGGAAGAgttcttcctttaaaaacaagtttcgCAAGCCAAGGCTTGTCATGGCAATGTGCCCTTTCACTGCAAACTAATAACCATGTTATATCACCTGTGCATTGGTTATGCAAGATAGTTTTTAATCTTAAGagactgcaagaaaaaaaagatcatgtgTGAAATTGACCAAATGGACAAAtagaaaataatctggtccacaaaaaaagtaaacagaagCACTTAGAGAAACAGATTTTAATGTCTTTAGGAGGAAGCTCTCACACATTCAACGACAGAATAAATAATATTGAAAAGACAGTAACAATTCTAAAATTCTTTAAGAGTTGCGCCTCAAAAGACACTAAAAGATAAGcaggttttgcatttttttcttataaagagcaaaataaaataaaatacaacttgTGCTTgacattttcattggaaatgtggctaaacagaaaaacctgATCCGTGCTTCAAAAGCAGCtagaaaagcacatttaaaaactacacagaaaaaaaaacgatcattaaaaaacaagtcGTAAAACTGCAATTCCTGGCAACACTCCTCTGCTGATGCGCCGCTCCTCGCTTATGCAGTCCCAGCGGAAAAGATGAGAAGTGAGCTAAGCAGGACTGAACAGACAAGAACATCGCAGATCATCTAACCTGCTCGGATATCTACATTGAAGCCATTCGGCGACCTTTCAGCAGGCAAGAGGACCCTTTCTGATATTACAAAGAAGTGGGGGAACGACTATATACAAACTAGGCTTCTCTGTATTTCTTTGGTCAGTCTTTACGTGGTGTGTAAAGAAACATTTACAGTGTCTCAGTTAACTCGAGCCATGCGCGTTTCCTCTCTAAAGTAGTTGAGCATAGTCTGGACCAGTTCTGGAAGATCATAGTCGTGTTTCCAGCCCCAGTCCTTCCTGGCGTTGGAGTCATCAAAGTTCATTGGCCAGCTGTCCGCTGAAAAGACAATGAAACGCAGGTTTTTTTAAGGGTTGCGAAACATGTATTTTTGTGACGGATCCATCAAAACCCAGGCTTACCGATCGCCTGCCGCACTGGGTCGATCTCATATGAGACCTCCAGCTCTGGCATCTGCTTCTGGAGCTCCCGAGTCAGTTCTTCAGGAGTGAAACTCATGGCGTTGATGTTGTAAGTTCTCATGCTGAGAGTGTCAGCTGGTGCCTCCATCACTTCCAGAGTTGCACGCAGACAGTCGTCGATGTACATCATAGGCAGCcgggtgtcgggtttcaagttGCACTCAAACTTCCCCGTTTTGATGGCGTCGTGGAAGATCTGGACGGCATAGTCTGATTGGAAGACAATACGGACACAATTATTAAACAAGAAACGATCACAAAGGctcaaaagtttaattttaaactcttaaaaagAGCATCTGCCATAAAAACACTTGGCAGGCTCAAAGTTACTCTGCCCTTCAGTGATTTTATGACACCAGCTGCCACTTTTAAATACTTCACCAAATGACTGTAAATGTCACACTGTGTTCCCTAAACATCCTAACTCCTTTTAGAGTTGCACTTTCAACTTATTGGGTTACTACATTATAACATGGTACAGTGGTTTTTAAGATTTTAGTGGCCTTAGGTCCAAAGGTGAGACCCCTACCTGTTGTTCCACCTCCTGGTGTGGAGTCAGCAGAGATGATTCCTGGGTAGCGAAGACAGCGGAAGTCCAGACCATAGCGATGGTGGTAATACTATCCAAAAAAATTAACCACATCattacaaaaaatgtcaaatatccaTTCAGCGTCGGCTTTACCCAACTATATTTAATGGTAATGAAAAACGATGGAAGAGAGATGGAAATCTGGGCCCCTCACCTCTCCCATTAGCTCAGCGTGGACTTTGGAAACACCGTAGATCGTGCGTGGTCTCTGCACACACAGATCTGGCGTGGGGTTGCGAGGGGAGGTGGGGCCAAAGGCACCAATGGTGCTGGGGACAAACAGACGCAAGCCATGTTCTGCTGCAATGTCAAGGATGTTGTGAAGCCCTaacaaacatgaaaatgaaCAGAGTATGACATCGGCATTTAGAGCAAACTCAACAAATAGATCAACAAATCCTGGCATTAAACAATCATCTTTACATAAGACATTATACTATATATTTACTATAAgacatttttcagaataaaatacactCAAATGCAtccaaattaaacaaaaaataatctgaAGTGTTGCTCTTGTAAAGACAGTTAGAACACCAGTTGCCTATGTACTGTGAAATCAGTGTTGTAGAAGTCAATGGTGACCCCTCGCTCACCAGTAATGTTAACGGAGCGTGCCAAAGCCACGTTAGCCTCTCCTACAGCACTGAGAAGAGCGCTGTAGTGAACCAGCCAAGTGATGCGGTTGTTTACCACAATTTCCCGGAGGTTCTTGTAGTCCAGGATGTCGGAGTAAATGAAAGGCCCTGAGGGGGACACAGCAGATCAAAGAACACCATTTAAATTCAGACCCTTTAAACTTGTGTATAAAGAatgtttcacttttgtttttagataCAATGATACATGTGACCAAAGAGTCACAGAATATTACACAACGAGCAACGATTTCAACATATACAAGAACTGATTTCTAATATGGTCACTTTCAGGTTGCGTCTATCCAAATGTCATGTTTGTGAAATACAGGAGATTTTCAAAGAAGGTCACGATGTTAGTCATAAACTGACTTACTGGAATTTTAGGTGTAACTACGTGATAGCGGAGTCTGTAAAAGTTTTAATGTGCGTTTTATTGAGCAACAGTATCGTTTTGAGTTAACTTACCACTGTGAAAAACGCTGTTTGGTGGCTTCCTGATGTCTGACAGAATAACATTGTTCTTTCCGTACCTCATCCTGTAAGGGCGACAGTATTACATAACCTTAAAGACTTTGAAAAGAGTCACAAGACCAATGGTTTATGTTTCCAAGTCATTCTCACCTCAGTAGTTTGGCCAGTCCGACTCCAAGTTGCCCGAGCCCACCTGCAAAAGAGTGTCATGTGAGGACTTGCTTCCATGGAGACTCTAGCAGGCCTGGAGAAAAAGGTCACATCTCCAGACAACCTTCTTTGTGTTAAACTGGCATCAACGGCTGCGTTGATtgccagacttttttttccccctagtGGTCTTGGGGTTTTCTccaaaagtacattttgtacAAGCTTTTCCTTAGGGAAAACCTCTTGGCTTCAGTGCTTTTTGAGCAAGTGCAAATATCATGCTGTCATGCTATACATTTGCTATGATTTTGATTTGAGTTCAAACAGGGGGTAAAGTGCAGTTGGTTGAGTCTGAACTTGCTCAGTGAAATTTATCATTAGTATGTCGCCTGTGTTGTTTAGAAGCAGCAGTGCCGTCTTGATGGAAGTGTGTTTTTGACTATAATGGATGGATAAGGATGTTTAAACCAGACAGCAGTGGATGCGGTTTATGTTTCTAAGCAGAAATGTGTTTCAATTAATTCATGCATTTGTTGCTCTAAGACTAGGCAGATGTATATATTTACCCAGAggttattgaaataaaaaaatgggtgGTCCACACTACTGCAGCtagaattttaataaaaactggTGGAAGAGATCAGAATTTGACAAATTTAGATGGAAACACTCCTTCATATCTCTGGAAGCTCATACTTATTGCGAATGACTTGTCATTCTGAGAAtttcaacttcctgttttttattGGAAGCCAGACACCTTTCTATCTATACAGCTACACTTAAAACATTCTTAGGCGATAAAGCTTATCATTAAAGATAGCATTGGTGGCCTTGAGCCATGGCTTCACTTTTGTTGCTGAAAACCTCAGTCTGCTGAGGTTCATGGTAGGACACAGCTAGTGGTTTTAAACCATCAACCTTCAATTGTGGGGACAAAAATCCACACGTTTTCCTTACCTCCCTATTCTTTTTGTCATTGTTGCAGTCACTAACCTTTATGTCTCTTGTCTTCTAAAAGATGTTCCAGTGTGGACTTTTTGTGGATTctcgttttgttttcttgttacaAGTCTATTTTTGTCTTATAACAGACATTTAAACGGCTAAAACATTTTCTGCCTATCCGGTCTGCAATATTACAGAGACTACAAGGATTTTGTGTACATCTCCTTCCTCTAGTCTCAATGCTGCCGTTTTACTTCACATGCTCATAATTCTCTTCTTTTCTATCCTCTCAAACCACAATTGGTCACTGCAGATAGTTTGACTTCTCAGTCTGGTTCTGACTTTCTCACTTATTTCAATTTCAAGggaatttttttgctttctgtaaATGCTTTTTGTAAATAATCTAGACCTTTTTGGAATTATATGGACTGAATTGgattataataattattattttcaatcTGATGTTTTTAGCTCTTTGTGTGGAAACAAAAAAGGGAATACACCGGTGTTGCATTTGTGTTTGGGATAAAGGGTCAAAAATATGAATGGGGCCTAAATCTCTTATGGGATGGCTACAGGATCTACAGCTTGGTGGCTATTGTGTGGCaatgagtgaatgagtgaggaggtgggacatggaggaggagcgGGTGGTGCCTGCAGGCCATCCATCGCCTCTCTGGGCTTTAGTTTGACTTGATACTGCAGAATAATTCACAGCcccagttttgtgtttgtttacgaTCACGAAGACCCGGCAGTAGGTATCAAGACACAGTTGGGGTTAAACTGCCATTAAGAAGGCACACAGTCAAAACATGCAGATCATTTTCTGAAACTGCTTGTATTAGAAACTGAAccaacacaaacatttacacaaGTGTGTAAAGATGACACCGTCTCAAAACAGCATGTTGTAAACTCTTTTGAGTATAAATGTTCTTAAAAAGAATCAAGAACATTTGAACCTTCTTGCTTACCAGTGATAAGCACCTTGGGGTGGTCTGTTTCAGAGAAAGACACAGAGTGGAAGCTTGCATCAGAGGTCACCTGGCGAGGGGAGAAGCTGATGCTGCGCACAGCCACCGTTAAAGGCTGGCATCCACACCCAGGGGTGCCCATTAGGGCCTGCTTGGCCACTTTGCTGAGGGTTCTGATGACAGGCATGCTGATACCTATATGGGCAAAGGAGTGGAGGTGAGATATTTGAATAAACTTGAAATTTGACTAGAGCATGCTCTCCAAGGGAATCAGGAGGTGCATACATAAAAAGgctaaaaagatgaaagaattTCACTTGTCTAGaaacaaactataaataaaCGTTGTGGACAGTATAAGCATATTGTCTGACTTTGTTCCCCGATGGTGCAAAGTTTTAAACGTTGGAAAGGTGTAAGCAACGTGAGTGTTTCTGACTATACGGCGAGATCCAACCAGAGCCGGACGCGTGCGCTGCGATTTGGGTGTGGCCTATTTATAGGACGCATTATAGAACCGCCTTAAACAGAactcccttttatttttttagagacatttaaTACGCCCCGAATTGCGCACGTGTCGCACACGGTGCAGGGTTGCATAATAGACGGGGCTCGGACCCGTTCCTGCTCGCGTCACGGCGGCATCCTTCCTCCTTCCGCGTGAGATGAGAAGAGCGCAGCTTTTCTTAAAACGGCGGCGTGTCGATCCGGGAAACTCACAAAGGATTCCCGGGAAAACCACTTATAAGATCAGGACACAACGTTAACGGACGGAGGGGGGAGAGAAAAGCCAGAAACGGAAGCGAAGAAGAAGATGTCGTGCACGCTGCCTGAGCTCCCGATATAATcattaaagctgcatttttgactAGTTggctttaaggtttttttttccccaagtgtttttaaattattattattattgtccgtatttaattacaaaacaaaaaaaacttgcaaacgaatgtgacccaaaaatgaaacatatttATACATCTcttcaaaatataaaacatgttttaaaaatattattaaaagaaaaaggcagaaagGTAATTTTACTCACCAGAGATGCGAAAACGAGTTGAAAATTGAGTGACTTGCTGTAAGAAAAGGTGTCTTCCTGGTTGGAGTTCTCCCCGCTGCGCGCTGACTCGTTATCTCCGCTCAGTGTTGCATCAGCTCCAAATATCAGCGGCCATCTGGCTTTGGGGGAGCCGACTCGGCCTCTGATTGGTGGAAGCGCGGAGGTGCGGTCCGCCTTCTCAGACCACGCCCTCTCATCACGTGACCGCGCTGCTGCCTCACTTTCTGGGAAATACTTCCACATCAGATTCAGCCTCGGATTACTTAAATGCAACAGTGCTGACGTTTAAAGTTCGATTTGTTTTCACAAGGTTCTGATTTATGTGtgtattaaatacatttaaatatttaaaatgtaaatttcaaACATTTGTAGACAATtaagtacagttttttttctattacctTCAAATTGCacgtaaacaaaacaaatgtccaAATATGTTTAAGATGAATAAAATTACCATTTTACCAAAAATCAGTAAAAGACACCAATGCCAAAAGATCTTTAAGTAGCCTATGTGTATTTTGTTCAGGGATGCCCTGCAAcagacctgttcagggtgtgccCCACCTTCGACCTACAGCTGCTGGGTTTGCTCCAACAACCTTGTTACCTCGAAAGGGATTTAGCTGGTTTTGAAGATGAATGGTTTAGGGGCGATTGTGAGATGGCTTAGtggaaaagttttatttctgtaacaagaaaaaagttaaacaattcattgtttttttatccgTATGTCCCACATATACACCCAGAGGTGTGGTCCACATGGTTCAAAGGGAAGGAAGAAACCCTACCATCCATCCAATTATCCAACTATCTATCTTCTATTCCCACTCAGTCCTCagcagggtcacagggttgctgcaGCCTATCCCAGCAAATTTGCACCCTGAACAGTTCATCAGTCTGTTGTAGAGCCAGAAGGAGGACTCTTTAAAATTGttgatcattttttcagtttgtggTTACATTTCCTGtatttgaaaaaccaaacatttaagGATTCAATTTTTGACATGTGATTCAGATAAGATGAGTATTTCTATTTTGAAGAGGAGTATTTTGATTCTGAATAAGTAGatatggtttttatttatagGGCTCTCTTTTGTAAGTCAAGCACCAGATTCACATGtaatctcctcctgattcaatTTCAAATTACGTAAAGCAAAATGAGCAAACAGGAGTTACAAAATCTATATTGACATctgattttaactttattttaaggaTTAGAATATAATAAATAGTATAATAGCATCTATAAAATCAAAGTTCGTAGGGCTGGGGAGCGGAACTGACCTCTTGAGCTGACTTTTGTTTGAGCAGTCAAAGTTTGTCATTAACAAACATGATGTTTTAGCAAAAGGAGTCCATCAGTACTGGCACCAGGAAGCAAATCAGTTATTGGCTGTGCGGTCATGTCATGTGACGTTTGGTGATGTGTCTTGTAAACTTGGTTGAAGAGAGTGGCACAGATGTCAACTAAACATCGACTAGTGGTGACCTGGATTCCCTGGAGAAGGCCAGACAGACTAGATAGTCCAAACGTATTGAAAGTCTGCTGTGAACCTGCGGCTGAGCCCAGGGGTTAAATGTTCTTCCTTTACCTTGTTTGGGAAACGTCCAACCAGAGAGAAACTAGACACCTTAAATTGAACATCTCCTTCACCTTTATAGTGCAGCCGCTCCGAGCTTTGGCAGTTTGGTCTCTGATACCACCTTGAAACTGGGGGTGGACACCAAAAGGGCTGCCATCAAGATGAAAAAGGATTACTATTGAGTCTGGCTGTCTTTTGGGACTCCTTAAGCAGCTGGTAGGTACAGGTGGTCCAAACCAACAACAGAGGCAAGAAATCAGGCTCAACTCTTGCCAGACTTAAGTTCTTGGGGAGGCTACAGAGAAGGTCTATTGGTTAATTCTGGTAAATCATCTGGGACCCCAGAGTGGGATGTCATTGCTCTTCCAACTGTGTTATAGTAGCAGCCTTGGAGATTTTGACCTCAACCATTGGGTTTTTTTGAAAGGTGGGAGGATTACTTTGAGGACACTGACCTACTTAATCTCACTGATACAACTTCCATTGAGGAACCAGGAGCTGAAGATTCTGAAATGGAGCCAAAGTTGAAATCACAGGGCAGTCAAAAAGAGGCAAAGCACCAGTGGTGGATGAGATCCACAAAGGTGGATTGGAGGGTGTGTCCCAACAACAGGGAGATCCCACTCTGGCTCCAGGGTCCGTTCATGATTATCACAAACAGAATAGCTTTGTAGTTTAGAGCAAGAGGGAGTCGGGTTTGGAGCCTCGTGGTTTTATCTTTGCATTTTGCAGTTCATGTAGTCCTGCTGCCCTGTGGTGGTTTGCAGTCATTTGTGAAAGTGGCTAGGATGATAATTAGCACCTCCAAGTCAGATACCAGGTTTTTTAAACAGAGAAGAGTGGTTTGTTCTCTTGAGGTAGGCAGAGAGCTCTTAACCCAAGTGAAGGAGTTCTAGTATTGAAGAGTCATGTTTGCAAGTAACGGAAAGCTGGAGCCTGAGATTACCAGGCATAAATGTACAGTTGCTGCATTAGGTTTTATGaatccgttgtggtgaagaaaGCGCTGACCCAATAAACACAGCTCTTCATTTACTGTTTGCTCTTAGATCTTTCTCCCATTACTGGTCATGAGCTTTGGGTTGTGACCAACAGAACAAGAATCCAGATACAAGCAGCTAAAATGGGTTTGTTTGCATATGGACCTTGTTTGCAATAAACAGGATAAGGTGTTTGGTCACCAGAGAGAAGTTTGGAGTACAATCGTCGCTAGTCCTCCCCATTAGAGATGAGTCGACTGAAGTTGGACATCTCTTTGGAAGGTTGTTCCAGGTATTT is a window from the Oryzias latipes chromosome 24, ASM223467v1 genome containing:
- the LOC101169257 gene encoding L-threonine 3-dehydrogenase, mitochondrial, whose protein sequence is MPVIRTLSKVAKQALMGTPGCGCQPLTVAVRSISFSPRQVTSDASFHSVSFSETDHPKVLITGGLGQLGVGLAKLLRMRYGKNNVILSDIRKPPNSVFHSGPFIYSDILDYKNLREIVVNNRITWLVHYSALLSAVGEANVALARSVNITGLHNILDIAAEHGLRLFVPSTIGAFGPTSPRNPTPDLCVQRPRTIYGVSKVHAELMGEYYHHRYGLDFRCLRYPGIISADSTPGGGTTDYAVQIFHDAIKTGKFECNLKPDTRLPMMYIDDCLRATLEVMEAPADTLSMRTYNINAMSFTPEELTRELQKQMPELEVSYEIDPVRQAIADSWPMNFDDSNARKDWGWKHDYDLPELVQTMLNYFREETRMARVN